The following coding sequences lie in one Mycobacterium sp. Z3061 genomic window:
- the tsaE gene encoding tRNA (adenosine(37)-N6)-threonylcarbamoyltransferase complex ATPase subunit type 1 TsaE has protein sequence MDGFGAVADCGFDGGKATLERVEDTLALGSKLGEQLRAGDVVVLSGPLGAGKTVLAKGIAAAMDVDGPVTSPTFVLARVHRARSAGRPSLIHVDVYRLLDQHGADLLGELDSLDLDTDLEDAVVVVEWGEGLVERLAERHLDVRLERLAHSDVRTATWEWVHA, from the coding sequence TTGATGGCGGCAAGGCCACGCTCGAGCGTGTCGAGGACACGCTCGCGCTCGGTTCGAAGCTGGGCGAACAATTGCGCGCCGGCGACGTGGTCGTGCTCTCGGGTCCGCTGGGTGCCGGAAAAACAGTGCTGGCCAAGGGAATTGCCGCGGCAATGGACGTCGACGGCCCGGTGACGTCGCCGACGTTCGTGCTGGCGCGGGTGCATCGTGCGCGTTCTGCGGGCCGTCCGTCGCTGATCCATGTCGACGTCTACCGACTGCTCGACCAGCACGGCGCGGACCTGCTCGGCGAGCTCGACTCGCTCGACCTCGACACCGATCTCGAAGACGCCGTCGTGGTGGTGGAGTGGGGCGAAGGGCTCGTCGAGCGCCTCGCCGAACGGCACCTCGACGTCCGCCTCGAGCGCCTCGCCCACTCGGACGTGCGGACCGCGACGTGGGAGTGGGTTCACGCATGA
- the tsaB gene encoding tRNA (adenosine(37)-N6)-threonylcarbamoyltransferase complex dimerization subunit type 1 TsaB, with translation MILLTLDTSTPAVTAGVVRLDDCATLAQRVTVDARAHAERLTPNVVAALSDSGLTMADLDAVVVGCGPGPFTGLRAGMASGAAYGHALGIPVHGVCSLDAIGVLTAGETLVVTDARRREVYWARYRDGVRTEGPAVNAAVDVDPGAARAVAGSPEHAALFDLPYCEPGYPTPAGLVRAVPDWSAEPAPLVALYLRRPDAKPLAARS, from the coding sequence ATGATCCTGTTGACGCTCGACACCTCCACCCCCGCCGTGACAGCCGGCGTCGTCAGGCTCGACGACTGTGCCACCCTGGCGCAGCGGGTCACCGTCGACGCCCGCGCCCACGCCGAGCGGCTGACTCCCAATGTTGTTGCGGCGCTATCCGATTCAGGACTGACGATGGCCGATCTGGACGCCGTGGTGGTGGGCTGCGGACCCGGCCCGTTCACCGGGTTGCGGGCCGGCATGGCCAGCGGGGCCGCCTACGGGCACGCACTGGGCATCCCGGTGCACGGCGTGTGCAGCCTGGACGCCATCGGCGTGCTCACCGCCGGCGAGACGTTGGTGGTGACGGACGCCCGACGCCGGGAGGTCTACTGGGCGCGCTACCGAGACGGCGTTCGCACCGAAGGCCCCGCCGTGAACGCCGCGGTCGACGTGGACCCGGGTGCGGCGCGCGCGGTCGCCGGGTCCCCGGAGCACGCGGCACTGTTCGACCTGCCGTACTGCGAGCCCGGGTACCCGACGCCGGCCGGTCTGGTGCGTGCGGTGCCCGACTGGTCCGCCGAACCCGCGCCACTGGTGGCGCTGTACCTGCGTCGACCCGATGCCAAGCCGCTGGCGGCTCGGTCGTGA
- the rimI gene encoding ribosomal protein S18-alanine N-acetyltransferase produces MTAHLDPVTLGPLTYGDAARCAELEAMLFDGDDPWPAVAFQRELHSKTNHYVGARSGGTLVGYAGISRLGRIAPFEYEVHTIGVDPAYQGQGIGRRLLGALLDFADGGVVFLEVRTDNEPAIGLYRSVGFEQIGLRKRYYRVSGADAYTMRRDAR; encoded by the coding sequence GTGACCGCCCACCTCGACCCGGTCACCCTGGGTCCGCTGACGTACGGGGACGCCGCACGGTGTGCCGAACTGGAAGCGATGCTGTTCGACGGCGACGACCCGTGGCCGGCCGTCGCGTTCCAGCGCGAACTGCACAGCAAGACCAACCACTATGTCGGCGCCCGCAGCGGCGGCACGCTCGTCGGGTATGCGGGCATCTCCCGGCTGGGGCGGATCGCGCCGTTCGAGTACGAGGTGCACACCATCGGCGTAGACCCCGCCTACCAGGGCCAGGGGATCGGCCGCCGACTGCTCGGCGCCCTGCTGGACTTCGCGGACGGGGGAGTGGTGTTCCTCGAGGTCCGTACCGACAACGAACCCGCCATCGGCCTCTACCGCAGTGTGGGGTTCGAGCAGATCGGTCTGCGCAAGCGGTACTACCGCGTCAGCGGGGCCGACGCGTACACCATGCGGAGGGACGCTCGATAG
- the tsaD gene encoding tRNA (adenosine(37)-N6)-threonylcarbamoyltransferase complex transferase subunit TsaD — protein sequence MTTILAIETSCDETGVGIARLDPDGTVALLADEVASSVDEHVRFGGVVPEIASRAHLEALGPAMRRALATAGLARPDIVAATIGPGLAGALLVGVAAAKAYSAAWGVPFYAVNHLGGHLAADVYEHGPLPESVALLVSGGHTHLLHVRSLGEPIVEMGSTVDDAAGEAYDKVARLLGLGYPGGRVLDELARTGDRDAVGFPRGMTGPRDDPYAFSFSGLKTAVARYVESHPDYVPADVAAGFQEAVADVLTRKAVRSATELGVSTLLIAGGVAANSRLRELATQRCRDAGLTLRIPKPRLCTDNGAMIASFAAHLVAAGAAPSPLDAPSDPGLPVVVGQVWSRLPIG from the coding sequence ATGACGACCATCCTTGCCATCGAAACCTCTTGCGACGAAACGGGTGTCGGTATCGCCCGGCTTGACCCCGACGGCACCGTGGCGTTGCTGGCCGACGAGGTCGCGTCCAGCGTCGACGAGCACGTCCGGTTCGGCGGAGTGGTGCCTGAGATCGCGTCCCGGGCACACCTGGAGGCACTGGGTCCCGCGATGCGCCGGGCGTTGGCGACGGCCGGATTGGCCAGGCCGGACATCGTCGCGGCCACCATCGGACCGGGGCTGGCGGGTGCGCTATTGGTGGGAGTTGCTGCGGCCAAAGCGTATTCGGCCGCCTGGGGGGTGCCGTTCTATGCGGTGAACCACCTGGGTGGACACCTGGCCGCCGACGTCTACGAGCACGGCCCACTGCCCGAGTCGGTCGCCCTGCTGGTATCCGGCGGGCACACCCACCTGCTGCACGTCCGCTCTCTCGGAGAACCGATCGTAGAAATGGGCAGCACTGTCGACGACGCGGCCGGCGAGGCCTACGACAAGGTGGCCCGGCTGCTGGGCCTGGGCTACCCGGGCGGTCGGGTGCTCGACGAGCTGGCCCGCACCGGCGACCGCGACGCGGTCGGGTTTCCGCGCGGCATGACTGGGCCGCGCGATGACCCGTACGCCTTCAGCTTCTCGGGTCTGAAGACCGCCGTGGCCCGCTATGTCGAGAGCCATCCCGACTACGTGCCCGCCGATGTGGCCGCCGGCTTCCAGGAAGCGGTGGCCGATGTACTCACCCGGAAAGCGGTGCGTTCGGCAACCGAATTGGGGGTGTCGACGCTGCTGATCGCCGGTGGGGTGGCCGCGAACTCGCGGTTGCGCGAGCTGGCCACGCAGCGCTGCCGCGACGCGGGCCTGACGTTGCGGATTCCCAAACCGCGACTGTGCACCGACAACGGCGCGATGATCGCCTCGTTCGCCGCGCACCTGGTGGCCGCGGGCGCGGCGCCGTCGCCGTTGGACGCGCCGAGTGATCCGGGGCTGCCCGTGGTGGTCGGCCAGGTCTGGTCGCGACTACCCATCGGCTAA
- the groES gene encoding co-chaperone GroES has translation MAKVNIKPLEDKILVQANEAETTTASGLVIPDTAKEKPQEGTVVAVGPGRWDEDGEKRIPLDVAEGDTVIYSKYGGTEIKYGGEEYLILSARDVLAVVSK, from the coding sequence GTGGCGAAGGTCAACATCAAGCCACTCGAGGACAAGATTCTCGTACAGGCCAACGAGGCCGAGACCACGACCGCATCCGGTCTGGTCATTCCCGACACCGCCAAGGAGAAGCCCCAGGAGGGCACCGTCGTCGCAGTCGGCCCCGGCCGTTGGGACGAGGATGGCGAAAAGCGGATCCCGCTCGACGTCGCTGAGGGTGACACCGTCATCTACAGCAAGTACGGCGGCACCGAGATCAAGTACGGCGGCGAGGAATACCTGATCCTGTCGGCACGCGACGTGCTGGCTGTCGTTTCCAAGTAA
- the groL gene encoding chaperonin GroEL (60 kDa chaperone family; promotes refolding of misfolded polypeptides especially under stressful conditions; forms two stacked rings of heptamers to form a barrel-shaped 14mer; ends can be capped by GroES; misfolded proteins enter the barrel where they are refolded when GroES binds), giving the protein MSKIIEYDATARRAMEAGVNKLADAVKVTLGPGGRHVVLAKAFGGPQVTNDGVTVAREIDLEDPFENLGAQLVKSVATKTNDVAGDGTTTATVLAQALVKGGLRLVAAGVNPIALGSGISKAADAVSEALLAAATPVSGKEAIAQVATVSSRDERLGDLVGEAMSKVGHDGVVSVEESSTLDTQLEFTEGVGFDKGFLSAYFVTDFDAQQAVLEDPLILLHQDKISSLPDLLPLLEKVAESGKPLLIIAEDVEGEALATLVVNSIRKTLKAVAVKAPFFGDRRKAFLQDLAIVTGGEVVNPDTGLLLREVGLEVLGSARRVVVSKDDTIIVDGAGSKDAVQNRVKQLRGEIEASDSDWDREKLQERVAKLAGGVAVIQVGAATETALKERKESVEDAVAAAKAAVEEGIVPGGGSALIQARHVLESLRNELSGDEKLGVDVFSEALAAPLYWIATNAGMDGAVAVNKVSELPTGQGLNAATRTYEDLGAAGIVDPVKVTRSAVLNASSVARMVLSTETAVVEKPADDDDHGHGHGHHHHH; this is encoded by the coding sequence ATGAGCAAGATTATTGAGTACGACGCGACCGCGCGTCGCGCGATGGAAGCGGGCGTGAACAAGCTCGCGGACGCGGTCAAGGTAACGCTCGGACCCGGTGGCCGCCACGTGGTGCTGGCCAAGGCGTTCGGCGGACCGCAGGTGACCAACGACGGAGTCACCGTCGCACGCGAGATCGACCTGGAAGACCCCTTCGAGAATCTCGGTGCGCAGCTGGTGAAGTCGGTCGCCACCAAGACCAACGACGTCGCCGGCGACGGCACCACCACCGCGACCGTGCTGGCCCAGGCCCTGGTGAAGGGCGGGCTGCGGCTCGTCGCCGCTGGTGTCAACCCGATCGCCCTGGGTTCGGGCATCAGCAAGGCCGCCGACGCGGTATCCGAGGCGCTGCTGGCCGCGGCCACCCCGGTGTCGGGCAAAGAGGCCATCGCCCAGGTGGCGACGGTCTCCTCGCGCGACGAGCGGCTGGGCGACCTGGTCGGCGAGGCGATGAGCAAGGTCGGCCACGACGGCGTCGTCAGCGTGGAGGAGTCATCGACGCTGGACACCCAGCTGGAGTTCACCGAGGGCGTGGGCTTCGACAAGGGCTTCCTGTCGGCCTACTTCGTCACCGACTTCGACGCCCAGCAGGCGGTGCTCGAAGACCCGCTGATTCTGCTCCACCAGGACAAGATCAGCTCGCTGCCCGACCTGCTGCCGTTGCTGGAGAAGGTCGCCGAATCGGGCAAGCCACTGCTGATCATCGCCGAGGACGTCGAGGGTGAGGCGCTGGCGACGCTGGTCGTCAACTCCATCCGCAAGACGCTCAAGGCCGTCGCGGTCAAGGCGCCGTTCTTCGGCGACCGCCGCAAGGCATTCCTGCAGGACTTGGCCATCGTGACCGGCGGCGAGGTGGTCAATCCCGACACCGGACTGCTGCTGCGCGAGGTGGGTCTCGAGGTGCTGGGGTCGGCCCGCCGTGTCGTGGTCAGCAAGGACGACACGATCATCGTCGACGGTGCCGGCTCCAAGGACGCGGTGCAAAACCGGGTCAAGCAGCTGCGCGGCGAGATCGAAGCCAGCGACTCCGACTGGGACCGGGAGAAGCTGCAGGAACGGGTTGCCAAGCTGGCCGGCGGAGTGGCCGTCATCCAGGTCGGCGCCGCCACCGAGACCGCGCTCAAGGAGCGCAAGGAAAGTGTCGAGGACGCCGTCGCGGCGGCCAAGGCCGCGGTCGAGGAGGGTATCGTCCCCGGCGGTGGCTCGGCGCTGATTCAGGCGCGCCACGTGCTGGAGTCGCTGCGCAATGAACTCAGCGGCGACGAAAAGCTCGGGGTCGACGTGTTCTCCGAGGCGCTGGCCGCTCCGCTGTACTGGATCGCCACCAACGCCGGTATGGATGGCGCGGTCGCGGTCAACAAGGTCAGCGAGCTGCCCACCGGGCAGGGCCTCAACGCCGCCACCCGGACCTACGAGGACCTGGGTGCCGCCGGCATCGTCGACCCGGTGAAGGTGACCCGTTCGGCCGTGCTGAACGCCTCGTCGGTGGCGCGGATGGTGCTCAGCACCGAGACCGCCGTCGTCGAGAAGCCGGCCGACGACGACGACCATGGCCACGGCCACGGTCATCACCACCACCACTGA
- a CDS encoding alpha/beta hydrolase yields MQSLPQAREAADAQTASLSQGITAYHVAGDEGPWVVLVHGLVTPSYAWEPLAEVLAGQGFRVLRYDQYGRGLSDRPPIRYDLDVYVRQLRELVDTLGIDSMHLVGWSMGALVVTRFAAESADRAASIALISPGLYAAGSLKILAQRLLRLPGGQKLIASRVGDVVDQLENQHLSRPERFPDYNRRAREQLRFPGMAESFASTVAHFPARAGDQWAAVGRHRRPVLVVWGTEDKVTPYANRERVLQLYPRAELLTVQGAKHAPHLDHAEVVHPAILRLLAAGEQENQIG; encoded by the coding sequence ATGCAGTCATTGCCGCAGGCGCGAGAGGCGGCGGACGCGCAGACGGCGTCACTGTCGCAGGGGATCACCGCCTACCACGTCGCCGGTGACGAGGGTCCGTGGGTGGTGCTGGTGCACGGCTTGGTCACGCCCAGCTACGCCTGGGAGCCGCTGGCCGAAGTGCTTGCCGGGCAAGGATTTCGGGTGCTGCGCTACGACCAGTACGGTCGGGGGCTCTCCGACCGGCCACCGATCAGGTATGACCTCGACGTGTATGTGCGGCAACTGCGTGAGTTGGTGGACACGCTGGGGATCGACAGCATGCATCTCGTCGGCTGGTCGATGGGTGCTCTCGTCGTGACTCGTTTCGCCGCCGAATCTGCCGACCGGGCCGCAAGCATCGCGCTGATTTCGCCCGGTCTTTATGCGGCAGGGTCACTGAAAATCCTCGCCCAGCGGTTGTTGCGCCTGCCCGGCGGCCAGAAGCTCATCGCCTCCCGCGTCGGCGACGTAGTCGACCAGCTGGAAAACCAGCACCTGAGTCGTCCGGAAAGATTCCCCGATTACAACCGACGCGCACGAGAACAGCTCCGGTTTCCGGGCATGGCAGAGTCTTTCGCATCGACCGTCGCCCACTTCCCTGCCCGCGCCGGCGACCAGTGGGCCGCTGTCGGACGCCATCGACGTCCGGTGCTCGTGGTGTGGGGCACCGAGGACAAAGTCACCCCCTACGCAAACAGGGAGCGCGTCTTGCAGTTGTATCCCCGCGCGGAGTTGCTGACGGTCCAAGGTGCTAAGCATGCACCACATCTCGACCATGCTGAGGTCGTCCATCCGGCGATTCTGCGGCTGCTGGCGGCGGGAGAGCAGGAAAACCAGATCGGTTGA
- a CDS encoding YciI family protein: MPQYFLAVNHDAADTAAMAEMTIEQMQPIFEAVDTFNNKLQAEGAWVFAGGLTAPESATTVDNTGEKPIITDGPYAESKEYLGGFWIIEAADLDAALDWAKQGSKACQGRVEVRPFQEG, from the coding sequence ATGCCGCAGTACTTCCTCGCCGTCAACCACGACGCCGCCGACACCGCCGCCATGGCGGAGATGACCATCGAACAGATGCAGCCGATCTTCGAGGCCGTCGACACCTTCAACAACAAGTTGCAGGCCGAAGGCGCCTGGGTATTCGCCGGTGGCCTGACCGCACCTGAGTCGGCCACCACCGTCGACAACACCGGCGAGAAGCCGATCATCACCGACGGCCCGTACGCCGAGTCCAAGGAGTACCTCGGCGGTTTCTGGATCATCGAGGCCGCCGACCTCGATGCCGCCCTGGACTGGGCGAAGCAGGGGTCGAAGGCCTGCCAGGGCCGGGTCGAGGTGCGGCCGTTCCAGGAGGGTTAG
- a CDS encoding DUF6596 domain-containing protein produces MNPIERVYREEYGRVVASLVRRFGDIDVAEEAAGEALVVALQRWPQDGVPPNPAGWLTRTAANKAVDRLRRESLRPSKHLAANMIRDDTAHEPTGPVEDDRLRLIFTCCHPALAPEARVALTLRLLGGLTVAEIAAAFLVTETTMAQRISRAKKKIADAHIPYRVPATDDLGERVAAVLAVIYLVFNEGYLATGGSEVRDDLTAEAIRLARILRGLLPEVPEVTGLLALMLLIQARRASRIVNGELVPLHEQDRGGWDPALIAEGHALVRNCLSINRPGRYQLLAAINAVHTDAPTAADTDWSQIAALYRQLLAFDSGPVVELNYAIAVAELDGPAVALARVDRLPPAAMQRYHPFHVTRAELLRRLGRSDEARAAYAAALALVDNPAEHAYLARRRDQLGSRTS; encoded by the coding sequence GTGAACCCGATCGAGCGGGTGTACCGCGAAGAGTACGGGCGGGTGGTCGCCTCGCTGGTGCGCCGCTTCGGTGACATCGACGTCGCCGAAGAGGCGGCCGGCGAGGCGCTGGTGGTCGCCCTGCAGCGGTGGCCACAGGACGGGGTTCCGCCCAATCCGGCCGGCTGGCTGACGCGGACCGCGGCCAACAAGGCGGTCGACCGGCTTCGGCGTGAATCGCTTCGACCTTCAAAACATCTGGCAGCAAACATGATTCGCGATGACACTGCGCACGAGCCGACGGGACCCGTCGAGGATGACCGGCTGCGGTTGATTTTCACTTGTTGTCATCCGGCGCTCGCACCTGAGGCGCGGGTGGCGCTGACGTTGCGACTCCTCGGCGGGCTCACCGTCGCCGAGATCGCCGCGGCCTTCCTGGTGACCGAGACGACGATGGCCCAGCGGATAAGCCGGGCGAAAAAGAAGATCGCGGACGCGCACATCCCTTATCGCGTACCCGCGACCGACGACCTCGGCGAGCGGGTCGCCGCTGTGCTGGCCGTGATCTATCTCGTCTTCAATGAGGGTTACCTGGCGACCGGGGGATCAGAGGTGCGCGACGACCTGACGGCCGAAGCGATCCGGCTCGCCCGTATCCTGCGCGGGTTGCTGCCTGAGGTGCCGGAGGTGACGGGCCTGCTGGCGCTGATGCTGCTCATCCAGGCCCGTCGGGCGAGCCGGATCGTCAACGGTGAATTGGTGCCACTGCACGAACAGGACCGCGGTGGATGGGACCCGGCATTGATCGCCGAGGGACATGCCCTGGTCCGCAACTGCCTGTCTATCAACAGGCCTGGCCGTTACCAACTGCTGGCCGCGATCAACGCGGTGCACACCGATGCACCTACTGCGGCCGATACCGACTGGTCCCAGATCGCGGCGTTGTACCGCCAGCTGCTGGCGTTTGATTCCGGCCCCGTGGTCGAACTCAACTACGCGATCGCCGTCGCCGAGCTCGACGGACCCGCTGTCGCCCTGGCCCGGGTCGACCGACTGCCGCCGGCTGCCATGCAGCGCTATCACCCGTTTCATGTCACCCGCGCCGAGTTGCTCAGGCGCCTCGGACGATCGGATGAGGCCCGCGCCGCCTACGCGGCGGCTCTCGCCCTCGTCGACAACCCGGCCGAACATGCCTACCTGGCGCGCCGCCGGGATCAATTAGGTTCCCGCACCAGCTGA
- a CDS encoding wax ester/triacylglycerol synthase family O-acyltransferase has product MNLMSPIESMMLLAESPGHPMHVAGLQLFQTPDGAGPEFAGDYYRSLRSRDDVAPLFSRYPASLPTGLNLGWSSAGDIDLDYHVRHSALPGPGRVRELLELTSRLHSTMLDRHRPLWETHVIEGLADGRFAVYTKIHHALVDGVSAINLLQGALSADALDENIRAPWSTVAGADDPADAPSRLQALAQAVRSIPRLGSSTLGLARSALFEQQLTLPFRAPRTMFNVPIGGARRCAAQSWPMQRIKDVKNAAGVTVNDVVLAMCAGALRAYLREQQALPEKPLVAMVPVSLRAADEGPGGNAVTAVLANLATHVDDPALRLATISSSMRKSKAVLAGLPRAQAIAMGMMLLSPVVLGGVTGGMATPPPFNVCISNVPGARNPLYANGARLHGSYPMSIAANGQALNITLVGSGDSLDFGLVGCRRAVPHLQRLLGHLETSLKDLEQAVGL; this is encoded by the coding sequence ATGAACCTGATGTCACCCATCGAATCGATGATGCTGCTTGCCGAGTCACCCGGACACCCGATGCACGTCGCCGGACTGCAGCTGTTCCAGACACCGGATGGCGCCGGGCCGGAGTTCGCCGGCGACTACTACCGGTCACTGCGGTCCAGGGATGACGTAGCGCCCCTGTTCAGCAGGTACCCGGCAAGCCTGCCGACGGGACTGAACCTCGGCTGGTCTTCCGCCGGAGACATCGACCTCGACTACCACGTGCGCCACTCGGCACTGCCCGGTCCCGGCCGGGTGCGGGAACTGCTGGAATTGACGTCCCGGCTGCATTCCACCATGCTCGACCGGCACCGGCCGCTGTGGGAGACCCACGTCATCGAAGGGCTGGCCGACGGACGCTTCGCCGTCTACACCAAGATCCATCACGCCCTCGTTGACGGGGTCTCGGCGATCAACCTGCTCCAGGGGGCACTGAGCGCGGACGCACTCGACGAAAACATCCGGGCGCCCTGGTCGACGGTGGCCGGCGCTGACGATCCCGCCGACGCCCCGTCGCGATTGCAGGCGCTGGCTCAAGCAGTCAGATCCATTCCGCGCCTTGGCTCCTCGACGCTGGGACTGGCCCGTTCCGCGCTGTTCGAACAACAGCTGACGCTGCCGTTCCGGGCGCCGCGCACCATGTTCAACGTTCCGATCGGCGGTGCCCGACGATGTGCTGCGCAATCATGGCCGATGCAACGGATCAAGGATGTCAAGAACGCCGCCGGCGTCACCGTGAACGACGTCGTACTGGCGATGTGCGCCGGCGCATTGCGCGCCTACCTCCGCGAACAGCAGGCGCTCCCCGAAAAGCCGTTAGTGGCAATGGTTCCGGTCAGCTTGCGCGCCGCCGACGAAGGTCCCGGCGGAAATGCGGTCACCGCCGTGCTGGCAAACCTGGCGACGCACGTCGACGATCCGGCACTGCGTCTCGCGACGATCAGCTCATCCATGCGCAAGAGCAAGGCCGTCCTGGCCGGCCTGCCCCGGGCACAGGCGATCGCCATGGGCATGATGCTGCTGTCGCCCGTTGTACTGGGCGGCGTGACCGGTGGCATGGCCACACCGCCGCCGTTCAACGTGTGCATCTCCAATGTGCCGGGCGCACGGAACCCGTTGTACGCCAATGGCGCCCGCCTGCACGGCAGCTATCCGATGTCAATCGCGGCCAACGGTCAGGCGCTGAACATCACTCTGGTCGGTAGTGGCGACAGCCTCGACTTCGGTCTGGTGGGGTGCCGCCGTGCGGTCCCACACCTGCAGCGTCTGCTGGGTCATCTGGAGACCTCCCTCAAAGATCTGGAACAGGCCGTCGGACTCTGA
- a CDS encoding helix-turn-helix domain-containing protein — MKPSWESFREPGAERLWETFLRPLAIELRSCATEFAEQAVARVQHEMPLLFPDPQSVKENVVSTAASLRNVADLLDIGGDPREAELSAPTRAVARAGVNRQIPLASLMRFYRVTHELLWQWMWDRITSTGADQAQQAATLRLATSWMFGYVDAAQNRAEEAYESEREVWLRNAAAARTGAIEEILTQRERDPQRASKRLRYDVNRHHVGAVAWLETVDGDVDAQSVLSEALTTVSHGVGGETTLIHPAGSLVAFGWFSRQSSFGTADLDAPALKLAAGVRVGIGEPGFGLKAFRCSHLEASNARRVAALLVASGGTVTRYRDVAVAALASCNAELAEAFVHRVLGPLAADDEATFRVASTLSVYLQENRSRTRAARRLTVHPNTVSYRVDQAQTILGRSIDTDSIDLAVALALLPTLPGLTRQL, encoded by the coding sequence ATGAAACCCAGCTGGGAATCCTTTCGTGAGCCCGGTGCTGAGCGGCTCTGGGAGACGTTTCTGCGCCCTCTCGCCATCGAATTACGATCGTGTGCAACCGAATTCGCTGAACAGGCGGTGGCCCGCGTACAGCACGAGATGCCGCTGCTGTTTCCGGACCCGCAGTCGGTGAAGGAAAACGTCGTCAGCACCGCGGCCAGCCTGCGCAATGTTGCCGACCTCCTCGACATCGGCGGCGACCCTCGTGAGGCCGAGTTGTCTGCGCCGACCCGGGCCGTTGCGCGTGCCGGGGTGAATCGTCAGATCCCGCTGGCCAGCCTGATGCGTTTCTATCGCGTGACCCACGAGCTGCTATGGCAGTGGATGTGGGACCGCATCACGTCCACCGGGGCGGATCAGGCGCAGCAGGCCGCGACGTTGCGACTGGCCACCAGCTGGATGTTCGGTTATGTCGATGCCGCCCAGAACCGCGCGGAGGAAGCCTACGAATCCGAACGGGAAGTCTGGCTGCGAAACGCGGCGGCCGCCCGGACCGGGGCCATCGAGGAGATCCTGACGCAGCGCGAACGTGACCCGCAGCGGGCCTCGAAAAGGTTGCGCTACGACGTCAACCGCCATCATGTCGGGGCGGTGGCATGGCTGGAGACGGTGGACGGAGACGTCGACGCGCAGTCGGTCCTGAGTGAGGCGCTGACCACGGTTTCACACGGGGTCGGTGGTGAAACCACCCTGATCCACCCGGCCGGCTCGCTGGTGGCATTCGGTTGGTTTAGCCGTCAAAGTTCTTTCGGCACGGCTGATCTCGATGCGCCCGCACTGAAGCTTGCGGCCGGCGTACGGGTCGGCATCGGTGAGCCGGGCTTCGGCCTGAAAGCTTTCCGCTGTAGTCATCTGGAAGCCTCGAATGCGCGCCGGGTCGCGGCGTTGCTCGTGGCCTCCGGCGGCACGGTGACCCGCTATCGCGATGTTGCGGTTGCCGCGCTGGCAAGTTGCAACGCCGAACTCGCTGAAGCGTTCGTTCACCGGGTGCTGGGCCCGCTGGCGGCCGACGACGAAGCCACATTCCGGGTCGCTTCGACGTTGTCCGTTTACCTGCAGGAGAACCGGAGCCGGACCCGGGCCGCGCGGCGACTCACCGTGCATCCCAACACCGTCAGCTACCGCGTCGATCAGGCGCAGACGATCCTCGGTCGCAGCATCGACACCGACAGCATCGACCTCGCGGTGGCACTGGCACTGCTGCCCACGTTGCCGGGTCTGACCCGGCAGTTGTGA
- a CDS encoding 2,4'-dihydroxyacetophenone dioxygenase family protein gives MQTMQELDVNYMSGADNPWIPFTPLSDQVFLKYWKVDPVRAEIVVSMKFPAGLELPPHYHTGIVVGHTVSGAWRYQENNWVSRAGDTVYEVAGSRHTPESVEDTEVFFLIVGELLFIDENNTILWQENHKTSVERYTNYCASQGIPARDLTSWDA, from the coding sequence ATGCAGACGATGCAAGAACTCGACGTCAACTACATGAGCGGCGCCGACAATCCCTGGATTCCGTTCACCCCGCTCAGCGACCAGGTCTTTCTGAAGTACTGGAAGGTCGATCCGGTCCGCGCCGAGATCGTCGTCTCGATGAAATTCCCGGCCGGCCTGGAGCTGCCCCCGCACTACCACACGGGCATCGTGGTTGGGCACACCGTCAGCGGCGCGTGGCGCTACCAGGAGAACAACTGGGTCTCGCGCGCCGGTGACACCGTCTACGAGGTCGCCGGTTCCCGGCACACCCCGGAGAGCGTGGAGGACACCGAGGTGTTCTTCCTCATCGTCGGCGAGTTGCTGTTCATTGACGAGAACAACACCATCCTCTGGCAGGAAAACCACAAGACATCGGTTGAGCGCTACACGAATTACTGTGCCAGTCAAG